A region from the Kribbella shirazensis genome encodes:
- a CDS encoding methylated-DNA--[protein]-cysteine S-methyltransferase yields MTYAVVDSPLGPLTLVGTEAGELTGLYMDQQRYRPEPGAFGDRDDSALPAVAEQLDEYFHHGRTTFDVPLHLVGTEFQRLIWTALQDIPYGETTTYGGLAAALGLKPQSARAVGLANGKNPISIIVPCHRLVGSTGSLTGYGGGIERKRALLDHEGGLKLLTR; encoded by the coding sequence GTGACGTACGCCGTCGTCGACAGCCCGCTCGGTCCGCTGACGCTGGTCGGGACCGAGGCGGGCGAGCTGACCGGCCTGTACATGGATCAGCAGCGGTATCGTCCCGAGCCGGGGGCCTTCGGTGACCGGGACGACTCGGCGCTGCCCGCTGTCGCCGAGCAACTCGACGAGTACTTCCACCACGGCCGCACGACCTTCGACGTACCGCTGCACCTGGTCGGCACGGAGTTCCAGCGGCTGATCTGGACTGCTCTCCAGGACATCCCGTACGGCGAGACCACGACGTACGGCGGTCTCGCCGCGGCGCTCGGACTGAAGCCGCAGTCGGCTCGCGCGGTGGGGCTCGCGAACGGGAAGAACCCGATCAGCATCATCGTCCCGTGTCACCGGCTGGTGGGATCGACGGGCAGTCTCACCGGGTACGGCGGCGGGATCGAGCGGAAGCGGGCGCTGCTCGATCATGAAGGCGGGTTAAAACTGCTCACTCGATGA
- a CDS encoding YdeI/OmpD-associated family protein, with protein sequence MNDDEALQCADVNEWRAWLDAHGRTERSVWLVVHRDPAGLNLAAAVEHALCFGWIDSKTIRRDERTTYQCFTPRNPRSTWSKVNRERVERLTAAGLMMPPGEELVAHARRTGTWDLLADAQNLIVPDDLQTALALIPRADENFRAFPPSARRTILEWITLAKRPETRARRIQETVEQAANGNRVR encoded by the coding sequence ATGAACGACGACGAGGCTCTGCAGTGTGCGGACGTGAACGAGTGGCGTGCGTGGCTGGACGCGCATGGGCGGACCGAGCGGTCCGTGTGGCTCGTGGTGCACCGCGATCCGGCGGGCCTGAATCTCGCGGCCGCGGTCGAGCATGCGTTGTGCTTCGGGTGGATCGACAGCAAGACGATCCGTCGCGACGAGCGGACGACGTACCAGTGCTTCACGCCGCGGAACCCACGCAGTACCTGGAGCAAGGTGAACCGTGAGCGGGTCGAGCGGCTGACCGCGGCCGGGCTGATGATGCCGCCGGGTGAGGAGTTGGTGGCGCACGCCCGGCGGACCGGGACGTGGGACCTGCTGGCCGACGCGCAGAACCTGATCGTCCCGGACGACCTGCAGACGGCGCTGGCGCTCATCCCGCGGGCCGACGAGAACTTCCGGGCGTTTCCGCCGTCGGCCCGCCGGACCATCCTCGAGTGGATCACGCTCGCCAAGCGCCCGGAGACGCGCGCCCGGCGGATCCAGGAGACCGTCGAGCAGGCCGCCAACGGCAACCGAGTGCGCTGA
- a CDS encoding cation:proton antiporter gives MHENITALLIELGAVILALGILGRIAGRLGFSPIPLYLLAGLAFGHGGLLPLAASEEFVATGAEIGVILLLLLLGLEYTASDLVGTLKTQYVSGAVDFVLNALPGAAVALLLGWGPVAAVALGGVTWISSSGVIAKVVGDLGRLGNRETPVILGILVLEDLSMAVYLPILTAMLAGVGLAGGSMTLLISLGTVSVVLFVALRYGRVISRAVSSDNPEMLLLVVLGLTLLVAGIAQQLQVSAAVGAFLVGIALSGEVAHGARNLLSPLRDLFAAVFFVFFGLSTDPAKIPPVLAIALGLAVLTALTKIATGWYAAGRAGISPAGRWRAGGTLVARGEFSIVIAGLAVGVEPKLGPLATAYVLILVILGPVAARYTEPLARRLTRKPTKPAEPTGPAAPGAQASAAERLDDTATKAG, from the coding sequence ATGCACGAAAACATCACCGCCCTGCTGATCGAGCTGGGCGCGGTCATCCTTGCCCTGGGCATCCTCGGCCGGATCGCCGGGCGCCTCGGGTTCTCGCCGATCCCGCTGTACCTGCTGGCCGGGCTGGCGTTCGGGCACGGCGGCCTGCTGCCGCTGGCCGCGAGCGAGGAGTTCGTCGCCACCGGCGCCGAGATCGGTGTGATCCTGCTGCTGTTGCTGCTCGGCCTCGAGTACACCGCCTCCGATCTGGTCGGCACGCTGAAGACGCAGTACGTCTCCGGAGCGGTCGACTTCGTGCTGAACGCGTTGCCGGGCGCGGCGGTGGCGTTGCTGCTCGGCTGGGGTCCGGTCGCGGCGGTCGCGCTGGGCGGCGTCACGTGGATCTCGTCGTCCGGTGTGATCGCGAAGGTCGTCGGGGATCTCGGGCGGCTCGGTAACCGGGAAACCCCGGTGATCCTCGGCATCCTGGTGCTCGAGGACCTGTCGATGGCGGTCTACCTGCCGATCCTCACGGCAATGCTCGCGGGCGTCGGACTGGCCGGCGGGAGCATGACGCTGCTGATCTCGCTCGGGACCGTGAGTGTGGTGCTGTTCGTCGCGCTCCGGTACGGGCGGGTGATCAGCCGGGCGGTGTCGTCGGACAACCCCGAGATGCTGCTGCTCGTCGTCCTGGGCCTGACGCTGCTGGTCGCGGGTATCGCGCAGCAGCTGCAGGTGTCGGCGGCGGTCGGTGCGTTCCTGGTCGGGATCGCACTGTCGGGCGAGGTCGCACACGGTGCGCGCAATCTGCTCAGCCCGTTGCGTGACCTGTTCGCCGCGGTGTTCTTCGTGTTCTTCGGGTTGAGCACAGACCCGGCGAAGATCCCTCCGGTGCTGGCGATCGCGCTCGGCCTGGCGGTCCTCACCGCGCTCACCAAGATCGCCACCGGCTGGTACGCCGCCGGGCGCGCCGGCATCTCGCCCGCGGGGCGGTGGCGGGCCGGTGGGACGCTGGTGGCGCGGGGCGAGTTCTCGATCGTCATCGCCGGTCTGGCCGTCGGTGTCGAGCCGAAGCTCGGTCCGCTGGCCACGGCGTACGTGCTGATCCTGGTCATCCTCGGCCCGGTCGCCGCCCGCTACACCGAGCCGCTGGCCCGTCGCCTCACCCGCAAACCCACCAAACCCGCCGAGCCGACCGGACCGGCCGCACCGGGCGCGCAGGCCTCGGCCGCCGAACGCCTGGACGACACCGCGACCAAAGCCGGCTGA
- a CDS encoding cation:proton antiporter regulatory subunit, whose amino-acid sequence MSYHPTKTTLPGIGLRYDLVTEAGQHVSVVVHNDGRRFLGFHNPEDDDACQASVPLGQGEASALAQLLLPERIDPVRGEMEIDLVTEHVPVTAKSPYSGRTLGDTQARSRTGASIVAVLRRTGATPSPTPDFRFATGDTLVVVGTREGVDAVAELIVGG is encoded by the coding sequence ATGAGCTACCACCCGACCAAGACGACGTTGCCCGGGATCGGTCTGCGGTACGACCTGGTCACCGAGGCAGGTCAGCATGTGTCGGTGGTGGTGCACAACGACGGGCGGAGGTTCCTCGGCTTCCACAATCCGGAGGACGACGACGCGTGTCAGGCGTCGGTGCCGTTAGGTCAGGGCGAGGCGTCCGCGCTCGCGCAACTGCTGCTGCCCGAGCGGATCGACCCGGTCCGCGGCGAGATGGAGATCGACCTGGTCACCGAACACGTCCCGGTCACGGCCAAGTCGCCGTACTCCGGTCGCACGCTCGGCGACACCCAGGCCCGCAGCCGGACGGGCGCGTCGATCGTCGCGGTACTGCGGCGTACCGGGGCGACGCCGTCGCCGACGCCGGACTTCCGGTTCGCGACCGGCGACACGCTGGTCGTGGTCGGCACCCGTGAGGGCGTGGACGCCGTGGCCGAGCTGATCGTGGGGGGCTGA
- a CDS encoding PadR family transcriptional regulator — protein MALEHAILVSLTERAGSGYELARRFDRSIGYFWPATHQQIYRVLRRMDEAGWVKHTAIAQDGRPDKKVYRVAPAGRAELSRWLAEPEDPAVLRDGLGVKLRGASLGDVDVVLAEVGRHRAEHATRLEVYRGIQERDFPKPTTLHGRDLHQYLVLRGGIRAEESFVAWCDEVTAALRKDSQ, from the coding sequence ATGGCGCTGGAGCACGCGATTCTGGTTTCGCTGACCGAGCGGGCCGGGTCCGGGTACGAGCTGGCCCGGCGGTTCGACCGGTCGATCGGGTACTTCTGGCCGGCCACGCACCAGCAGATCTACCGGGTGCTGCGGCGGATGGACGAGGCCGGCTGGGTGAAGCACACCGCGATCGCCCAGGACGGCCGCCCGGACAAGAAGGTGTACCGGGTCGCGCCGGCCGGGCGCGCGGAGCTGTCGCGCTGGCTGGCCGAGCCGGAGGACCCCGCCGTACTGCGGGACGGTCTGGGCGTGAAGCTCCGCGGTGCGTCCCTCGGCGACGTGGACGTCGTACTCGCGGAGGTCGGGCGCCACCGGGCCGAGCACGCCACGCGGCTCGAGGTGTACCGCGGCATCCAGGAGCGCGACTTCCCGAAGCCCACCACCTTGCACGGGCGCGACCTGCACCAGTACCTCGTCCTGCGCGGCGGGATCCGCGCCGAGGAATCGTTCGTCGCCTGGTGTGACGAAGTGACCGCCGCCCTGCGGAAGGACAGTCAATGA
- a CDS encoding NADPH-dependent 2,4-dienoyl-CoA reductase, protein MTAYPHLLEPLDLGHVVLPNRVIMGSMHTGLEDRLSDLPKLTAYFAERARGGVGLMVTGGYAPNWQGWLTPFGSKLTSHRQARAHRQLTDAVHAEGGRIALQILHAGRYAYHPFSVSASALKAPINPFKPRALSDRDVLRQIEAYVDCAALAREAGYDGVEIMGSEGYFINQFLSERTNKRTDRWGGSPENRRRLAVEIVRRTRERVGDDFLIIYRLSMADLVEGGQTWDEVVALGKEIEAAGASIINTGIGWHEARVPTIVTSVPRAAFTSITAAFKPHVKIPVVTSNRINLPQVAEEVLARGDADLVSMARPFLADPDWVLKATTDRADEINVCIACNQACLDHVFAKKKASCMVNPRAVRETELRLLPTRRTKDIAVVGAGPAGLAAAVTAAERGHRVELFEADEEIGGQFGIAQRIPGKEEFAETIRYYRRRLELTGVKLHLGRRADAADLAGFDEIVLATGVVPRVPAIPGIDHPKVLSYVEVVRGRRPVGETVAVIGAGGIGVDVSEFLTTPVSPDLPAWKAEWGVGDPTQLPGALAVPHPEPSPRKVYLLQRKAGKIGAGLGKTTGWVHRAALKNKQVEQLRGVNYERIDDEGLHVTFGPKREEARVLAVDNVVICAGQEPVRDLADALRATGRPVHLIGGADVAAELDAKRAIEQATRLALGL, encoded by the coding sequence ATGACGGCCTATCCACACCTGCTGGAGCCGCTCGATCTCGGCCATGTCGTGCTGCCGAACCGGGTGATCATGGGGTCGATGCACACCGGGCTCGAGGACCGGCTGAGCGATCTGCCCAAGCTGACCGCGTACTTCGCCGAGCGCGCCCGCGGCGGCGTCGGACTGATGGTGACGGGCGGCTACGCGCCCAACTGGCAAGGCTGGCTGACACCGTTCGGCTCCAAGCTCACGAGCCACCGCCAGGCCCGCGCGCACCGCCAACTCACCGACGCGGTGCATGCCGAAGGCGGCCGGATCGCGCTGCAGATCCTGCACGCCGGCCGGTACGCGTACCACCCGTTCAGCGTCTCGGCCTCCGCCCTCAAGGCGCCGATCAACCCGTTCAAACCCCGCGCCCTCTCGGATCGCGATGTCCTGCGGCAGATCGAGGCGTATGTCGACTGCGCGGCGCTCGCCCGCGAGGCCGGGTACGACGGCGTCGAGATCATGGGCTCCGAGGGCTACTTCATCAACCAGTTCCTGTCCGAGCGGACGAACAAGCGCACCGACCGCTGGGGCGGAAGCCCGGAGAACCGCCGCCGGCTCGCCGTCGAGATCGTCCGGCGCACCCGCGAACGCGTCGGCGACGACTTCCTGATCATCTACCGGTTGTCGATGGCCGACCTCGTCGAGGGCGGCCAGACCTGGGACGAAGTGGTTGCGCTGGGCAAGGAGATCGAGGCGGCCGGGGCGTCGATCATCAACACCGGCATCGGCTGGCACGAGGCCCGCGTGCCGACGATCGTCACGTCCGTACCGCGGGCCGCCTTCACCTCGATCACCGCCGCGTTCAAGCCGCACGTGAAGATCCCGGTGGTCACCTCGAACCGGATCAACCTGCCCCAGGTCGCCGAGGAGGTGCTGGCCCGCGGCGACGCCGACCTGGTCAGCATGGCCCGCCCGTTCCTGGCCGACCCGGACTGGGTGCTCAAGGCCACCACGGATCGGGCCGACGAGATCAACGTCTGTATCGCCTGCAACCAGGCGTGTCTGGACCATGTGTTCGCGAAGAAGAAGGCGAGCTGCATGGTCAATCCGCGGGCCGTCCGGGAGACCGAACTGCGGTTGCTGCCGACCCGTCGTACCAAGGACATCGCGGTCGTCGGAGCCGGACCGGCCGGACTGGCCGCGGCGGTGACGGCCGCGGAGCGCGGACACCGGGTCGAACTGTTCGAGGCGGACGAGGAGATCGGCGGCCAGTTCGGGATCGCGCAACGGATCCCGGGCAAGGAGGAGTTCGCCGAGACCATCCGGTACTACCGGCGGCGGCTCGAGCTGACCGGCGTCAAGCTGCACCTCGGGCGGCGGGCGGACGCTGCGGACCTGGCCGGGTTCGACGAGATCGTGCTCGCGACCGGCGTCGTACCGCGGGTGCCGGCGATCCCCGGGATCGATCATCCCAAGGTGCTCTCGTACGTCGAGGTCGTTCGCGGCCGGCGCCCGGTCGGGGAGACGGTCGCGGTGATCGGGGCCGGTGGGATCGGGGTGGACGTCAGCGAATTCCTGACCACGCCTGTGTCGCCGGATCTGCCGGCGTGGAAGGCGGAATGGGGCGTCGGCGATCCGACGCAGCTTCCCGGCGCCCTCGCCGTACCGCATCCGGAGCCGTCGCCGCGGAAGGTCTACCTCCTGCAGCGCAAGGCGGGGAAGATCGGTGCCGGCCTCGGCAAGACGACCGGGTGGGTGCATCGGGCCGCGCTGAAGAACAAGCAGGTCGAGCAGTTGCGCGGCGTCAACTACGAACGCATCGACGACGAAGGGCTGCACGTCACCTTCGGCCCTAAGCGCGAGGAGGCGCGCGTGCTGGCGGTCGACAACGTCGTGATCTGCGCCGGGCAGGAGCCGGTCCGCGACCTCGCCGACGCCCTCCGCGCCACCGGCCGCCCGGTCCACCTGATCGGCGGCGCCGACGTCGCCGCCGAGCTGGATGCCAAACGCGCCATCGAGCAGGCGACCCGGCTGGCGCTGGGGCTCTGA
- a CDS encoding IS110 family transposase — protein MLFVGDDWAEGHHDLQVEDDQGRVLARGRVDEGIAGMVRFHELVAEFLGDDAGPEEVVIGIETDRGPWVAALLAAGYVVFAVNPKLAARHRESLSLSGAKDDKTDARTLADLVRTRRHQLRPVTADSELADGVKVLARAHQSLIQERTRHLLRLRAALREYFPSALVAYQQGTLTLTGADVLALLAKAPTPAAAAKLTIVQITAALKTAGRRGDLAERAAAVQAALRTEHLGQPEIITAAYAATVGSTVAILQTLNTQIPALQEGVEASFGRHPDVEIYRSQPGLGPILGARVLAEFGDAPGRYADAKARKNYAGTAPITRQSGKLKTVHARFIHNNRLVNAIDLWASAATLHDADVRAYYDQLRGRGLGHHAALRQIGNRLVGILHGCLKTHTLYNPQTAWSHRATTQAA, from the coding sequence GTGTTGTTTGTGGGTGACGACTGGGCCGAAGGGCATCACGACCTGCAGGTCGAGGACGACCAGGGCCGGGTCCTGGCCCGTGGGCGGGTGGACGAGGGCATTGCCGGGATGGTTCGGTTCCACGAGTTGGTGGCGGAGTTCCTGGGCGATGATGCCGGTCCGGAGGAGGTGGTGATCGGGATCGAGACCGATCGCGGGCCGTGGGTGGCCGCGTTGCTGGCGGCGGGGTATGTGGTGTTCGCGGTGAACCCGAAACTTGCTGCCCGGCACCGTGAGAGTTTGTCGTTGTCGGGTGCGAAGGACGACAAGACCGATGCCCGGACGCTGGCCGACCTGGTCCGGACCCGTAGGCATCAACTGCGGCCGGTCACGGCCGATTCCGAGCTGGCCGACGGGGTCAAGGTGCTCGCCCGGGCGCATCAGTCGCTGATCCAGGAGCGGACCCGGCACCTGCTGCGGCTGCGGGCCGCGCTGCGGGAGTACTTCCCGTCCGCGCTGGTTGCCTACCAGCAAGGGACGTTGACGCTGACCGGTGCCGACGTGCTGGCGTTACTGGCCAAGGCCCCCACCCCGGCAGCGGCGGCGAAACTGACGATCGTCCAGATCACCGCGGCGTTGAAGACCGCCGGGCGGCGAGGCGACCTGGCCGAACGGGCCGCGGCGGTGCAGGCCGCGCTGCGCACCGAGCACCTCGGCCAGCCCGAGATCATCACCGCCGCCTACGCGGCCACGGTCGGCTCCACGGTCGCGATCCTGCAGACCCTGAACACCCAGATCCCTGCCCTGCAGGAAGGGGTCGAGGCCTCTTTTGGCCGGCACCCGGACGTTGAGATCTACCGCAGCCAGCCCGGCCTCGGACCGATCCTCGGCGCCCGGGTGCTCGCAGAGTTCGGCGACGCCCCCGGCCGCTACGCCGACGCCAAAGCCCGCAAGAACTACGCCGGCACCGCACCCATCACCCGCCAATCCGGCAAACTGAAAACCGTGCACGCCCGGTTCATCCACAACAACCGGCTCGTCAACGCCATCGACCTGTGGGCCAGCGCCGCCACCCTGCACGACGCCGATGTCCGCGCCTACTACGACCAACTCCGCGGCCGCGGCCTCGGCCACCACGCCGCGCTACGCCAGATCGGCAACCGGCTCGTCGGCATCCTCCACGGCTGCCTCAAAACCCACACCCTCTACAACCCCCAAACCGCCTGGTCACACCGCGCCACAACCCAAGCCGCTTGA
- a CDS encoding FAD-dependent monooxygenase produces MKTVLISGGGIAGPAVAFWLRRFGFAATVVEIAPGPRPGGQTVDLRGVSRVVAERMGLLPAVAERQVHERGLEYVRSDGRRSAAMPAELLDGAGPVAEIEILRGDLAEILAGATSEVEYLYGDSVTALDQDPSGVDVTFASGTTRRFDLVIGADGVHSRIRRLAFGPEDEFVHHLGGYTSYFTVESPEDLNHWMKLYTAPGGRWVGLRPDRDPRSAKALLSFRSPLLSYDRRDVEAQKRLVRSRFEGLGWHTEHILKGLDAADDFYFDTTSRVVVPQWSRGRIALVGDAGYCGSPMAGHGTALSLVGAYILAGELAAANGDHSRAFVAYQARMQPYVDQRMDLPPGGIKMAMPMSALGIGYRDLMLRVMTSRLMSGVIAKSAAAKPDAIDLPEYPEYPECSVERGHPLRVAAEEAE; encoded by the coding sequence ATGAAGACTGTGCTGATTTCCGGTGGTGGGATCGCGGGGCCGGCGGTGGCGTTCTGGTTGCGGCGGTTCGGGTTCGCGGCGACGGTCGTGGAGATCGCGCCGGGGCCGCGGCCGGGCGGGCAGACCGTGGACCTGCGCGGGGTGTCGCGGGTGGTGGCCGAGCGGATGGGTCTGCTGCCCGCGGTGGCTGAGCGGCAGGTGCACGAGCGCGGGCTGGAGTACGTGCGGTCCGACGGGCGGCGGTCCGCGGCGATGCCCGCCGAGCTGCTCGACGGGGCCGGTCCGGTCGCCGAGATCGAGATCCTCCGCGGTGACCTCGCCGAGATCCTGGCCGGGGCGACGAGCGAGGTGGAGTACCTGTACGGCGACTCGGTCACGGCACTCGACCAGGACCCGAGCGGCGTCGACGTCACGTTCGCGAGCGGTACGACGCGGCGCTTCGATCTGGTGATCGGCGCGGACGGCGTGCACTCGCGGATCAGGCGCCTGGCGTTCGGTCCGGAGGACGAGTTCGTGCACCACCTCGGCGGGTACACGTCGTACTTCACCGTCGAGTCACCCGAGGATCTGAACCACTGGATGAAGCTCTACACCGCGCCTGGCGGCCGCTGGGTCGGCCTGCGGCCGGACCGCGATCCGCGGTCCGCGAAGGCACTGCTGAGCTTCCGGTCGCCGCTGCTCAGCTACGACCGGCGCGACGTCGAGGCGCAGAAGCGGCTGGTGCGGTCGCGCTTCGAGGGACTCGGCTGGCACACCGAGCACATCCTGAAGGGCCTCGACGCGGCCGACGACTTCTACTTCGACACCACCAGCCGTGTCGTCGTACCGCAGTGGTCACGCGGCCGGATCGCCCTCGTCGGTGACGCCGGGTACTGCGGTTCGCCGATGGCCGGCCACGGTACGGCGCTGTCGCTCGTCGGCGCGTACATCCTGGCGGGTGAGCTGGCCGCCGCGAACGGCGATCACAGTCGCGCGTTTGTGGCGTACCAGGCCCGGATGCAGCCGTACGTCGACCAGCGGATGGATCTTCCGCCCGGCGGGATCAAGATGGCGATGCCGATGTCGGCGCTCGGGATCGGGTACCGCGACCTGATGCTGCGGGTGATGACGTCCCGGCTGATGTCCGGCGTGATCGCGAAGTCGGCGGCGGCGAAACCCGACGCCATCGACCTGCCGGAGTACCCGGAGTACCCGGAGTGCTCAGTCGAGCGGGGACACCCACTCCGGGTTGCGGCCGAGGAGGCCGAGTAG
- a CDS encoding TIGR03086 family metal-binding protein, which produces MDIRDLDRRAGAVLGEVVMQVRPEQLWFPTPCPDWTVRGLLRHLVSQNVGLAAAALNGSASSQTWNSGRLGDNPAGAYRRSNARVADAFADGGALDRLVEVREFGSFPRRIALTFHQLDCIVHAWDLARAIDIPYDPPRDMVEMALTLARRIPDTVANRGPGYAFERSVKVSGGAPELDQLLGLLGRNPEWVSPLD; this is translated from the coding sequence ATGGACATCCGCGATCTTGATCGCAGGGCCGGCGCAGTTCTCGGGGAAGTCGTCATGCAGGTACGGCCCGAGCAGCTGTGGTTCCCCACGCCCTGCCCGGACTGGACCGTGCGAGGCCTCCTCCGTCACCTGGTCAGCCAGAACGTTGGCCTGGCCGCAGCCGCACTGAACGGCTCCGCCTCCTCCCAGACCTGGAACAGCGGCCGCCTCGGCGACAACCCGGCCGGTGCCTACCGCCGCTCCAACGCGCGGGTCGCGGACGCGTTCGCCGACGGCGGCGCCCTGGACCGGCTGGTGGAGGTCCGCGAGTTCGGATCGTTCCCGCGCCGGATCGCGCTGACCTTCCACCAGCTCGACTGCATCGTGCACGCGTGGGACCTGGCCCGCGCCATCGACATCCCCTACGACCCGCCGCGGGACATGGTCGAGATGGCGCTCACCCTGGCCCGCCGGATCCCCGACACCGTCGCCAACCGCGGCCCCGGCTACGCGTTCGAGCGCAGCGTCAAGGTCTCCGGCGGAGCGCCCGAGCTCGACCAGCTACTCGGCCTCCTCGGCCGCAACCCGGAGTGGGTGTCCCCGCTCGACTGA
- a CDS encoding HhH-GPD-type base excision DNA repair protein gives MLRELQLTGNPDADKLLNDDPFALLVGMLLDQQYPMEHAFSGPLKIANRMDGFDLHKIAATDLETFVELCVTPPAIHRYGGSMARRVHALAQEIIDKYDGDAANIWLAGRPKPDGPEVLKRLKALPGFGEQKAKIFLALLGKQRGVTPKGWREAAGNYGDRGSRRSIADVTDATSLAEVRSFKKATKAAAKAAAEV, from the coding sequence ATGCTGCGCGAACTGCAACTCACCGGCAACCCGGACGCCGACAAGCTGCTCAACGACGACCCGTTCGCCTTGCTGGTCGGCATGCTGCTCGACCAGCAGTACCCGATGGAGCACGCCTTCTCCGGCCCGCTGAAGATCGCGAACCGGATGGACGGCTTCGACCTGCACAAGATCGCCGCGACCGACCTGGAGACGTTCGTCGAGCTCTGCGTCACACCGCCGGCCATCCACCGGTACGGCGGCTCGATGGCCCGCCGGGTGCACGCGCTCGCGCAGGAGATCATCGACAAGTACGACGGCGACGCCGCGAACATCTGGCTCGCCGGCCGCCCGAAGCCCGACGGCCCCGAGGTGCTGAAGCGGCTCAAGGCGCTGCCCGGGTTCGGTGAGCAGAAGGCGAAGATCTTCCTCGCGCTGCTCGGCAAGCAGCGCGGCGTGACGCCGAAGGGCTGGCGTGAGGCCGCCGGCAACTACGGCGACCGCGGCTCCCGCCGCTCGATCGCCGACGTCACCGACGCGACGTCCCTGGCCGAGGTCCGCTCCTTCAAGAAGGCCACGAAAGCCGCCGCCAAGGCCGCCGCCGAGGTCTGA